One segment of Mycolicibacterium baixiangningiae DNA contains the following:
- a CDS encoding cyclopropane mycolic acid synthase family methyltransferase — MTPHFDDVQAHYDLSDEFFELFLDPTRTYSCAYFERDDMTLEEAQLAKIDLALGKLGLQPGMTLLDVGCGWGSTMLRAIERYDVNVIGLTLSENQQAHVQTRFAADPSPRGKTVLLQGWEQFDQPVDRIVSIGAFEHFGHDRYDAFFEMAHRVLPHDGAMLLHTITGLHPNEMADRGMPLSFQFARFVRFIVTEIFPGGRLPSIPMVEERATAGGFTVQRVQSLQPHYAKTLDIWAAALQSRRDEAIAIQSEEVYDRYMKYLTGCADMFRVGYIDVNQFTLEK, encoded by the coding sequence ATGACGCCGCACTTCGACGACGTGCAGGCCCATTACGACCTCTCCGACGAGTTCTTCGAACTCTTCCTGGACCCGACCCGCACCTACAGCTGCGCCTACTTCGAGCGCGACGACATGACGCTCGAGGAAGCCCAGCTCGCCAAGATCGACCTCGCACTGGGCAAGCTGGGCCTGCAGCCCGGGATGACGCTTCTCGACGTCGGCTGCGGCTGGGGTTCGACGATGCTGCGGGCCATCGAGCGCTACGACGTCAACGTCATCGGTCTGACGCTGTCGGAGAACCAGCAGGCCCACGTGCAGACCCGGTTCGCCGCCGATCCGAGCCCCCGCGGCAAAACCGTCCTCCTGCAGGGCTGGGAGCAGTTCGACCAGCCCGTCGACCGCATCGTGTCGATCGGCGCCTTCGAACACTTCGGTCACGACCGCTACGACGCGTTCTTCGAGATGGCCCACCGCGTCCTGCCCCACGACGGGGCGATGTTGCTGCACACCATCACCGGGCTGCATCCGAACGAGATGGCCGATCGCGGGATGCCGCTGTCGTTCCAGTTCGCCCGGTTCGTGCGGTTCATCGTGACCGAGATCTTCCCCGGCGGCCGGCTGCCCTCGATCCCGATGGTCGAGGAGCGCGCCACCGCGGGCGGATTCACCGTCCAGCGGGTGCAGTCGCTCCAACCGCACTACGCCAAGACTCTCGACATCTGGGCCGCCGCCCTCCAGTCGCGTCGCGACGAGGCGATCGCCATCCAGTCCGAAGAGGTCTACGACCGCTACATGAAGTACCTCACCGGGTGCGCCGACATGTTCCGGGTGGGCTACATCGACGTCAACCAGTTCACCCTGGAGAAGTAG
- a CDS encoding type 1 glutamine amidotransferase domain-containing protein gives MPKELQGRKIAILAADGVEKVELEQPRAAVETAGGQVELLSVNAGEIEARNHDLEPAGKFAVDRPVGEASVDEFDGLVLPGGTVNPDKLRLDESAVAFVRDFVRSGKPVAAICHGPWTLVEADVVRGRTLTSYPSIRTDLRNAGATVVDQEVCIDGNLITSRSPKDLRAFCQAITDQFASTPART, from the coding sequence ATGCCAAAGGAACTACAGGGCCGCAAGATCGCCATCCTCGCCGCGGACGGCGTGGAAAAAGTCGAACTCGAACAGCCGCGCGCCGCGGTGGAGACCGCGGGCGGACAGGTCGAACTGCTGTCGGTGAATGCCGGTGAGATCGAGGCGCGCAACCACGACCTCGAACCCGCGGGCAAGTTCGCGGTCGACCGCCCGGTCGGCGAGGCCTCGGTCGACGAGTTCGACGGGCTCGTCCTGCCCGGGGGCACCGTCAATCCCGACAAGCTGCGACTCGACGAGTCGGCGGTGGCGTTCGTGCGCGATTTCGTGCGGTCCGGTAAGCCGGTGGCCGCGATCTGCCACGGCCCATGGACGCTGGTCGAAGCCGACGTGGTGCGGGGCCGGACGCTCACGTCGTACCCGAGCATTCGTACCGACCTGCGCAACGCCGGCGCCACCGTCGTCGACCAAGAGGTCTGCATCGACGGGAACCTGATCACCAGCCGGTCGCCGAAAGACCTGCGGGCCTTCTGTCAGGCCATCACCGATCAGTTCGCCAGTACGCCGGCCCGTACCTGA